A genomic stretch from Chloroflexota bacterium includes:
- the pgl gene encoding 6-phosphogluconolactonase: MSLETVVLPTPAAVAAAAADGFVTAARHAVRHHGRFLVALSGGRTPHTAFHLLRAAPRVTRVAWEQVEILWSDERAVPPDDPDSNYGAARESLLAHLPGLRAEAVHRMRGEAADLDRAARDYEDELRRVADAAVDEVPTLDLVWLGMGVDGHTASLCPGDDALMISDRLVVATWPPGYDTPRLTLTYPVLNAARQVTFVVVGADKAETLAAVRGGADLPAARVRAERVTWLVDAAAAGQPAAQLA; this comes from the coding sequence ATGAGCCTCGAGACGGTCGTCCTGCCCACGCCCGCGGCGGTGGCAGCCGCCGCCGCCGACGGCTTCGTGACGGCCGCCCGGCACGCCGTCAGGCACCATGGACGCTTCCTGGTGGCCCTGTCAGGGGGACGTACCCCGCACACCGCCTTCCACCTCCTGCGGGCCGCGCCGCGGGTGACACGGGTCGCGTGGGAACAAGTCGAGATCCTGTGGTCCGACGAGCGTGCCGTGCCGCCCGACGATCCTGACTCCAACTACGGCGCGGCGCGCGAGTCGCTGCTGGCCCACCTGCCCGGCCTAAGGGCCGAGGCCGTGCACCGCATGCGCGGCGAGGCGGCCGACCTCGATCGCGCCGCTCGTGACTACGAAGACGAGCTGAGACGAGTGGCCGACGCTGCGGTGGACGAGGTTCCGACACTCGACCTGGTCTGGCTGGGGATGGGTGTGGACGGCCATACCGCTTCGCTGTGCCCGGGAGATGACGCCCTGATGATCAGTGATCGCCTGGTGGTGGCAACCTGGCCTCCGGGATACGACACGCCCCGGCTGACGCTCACCTACCCGGTCCTGAATGCGGCCCGACAGGTGACCTTCGTTGTGGTGGGGGCGGACAAGGCGGAGACCCTGGCCGCGGTCCGAGGGGGCGCTGACCTGCCTGCGGCCCGGGTTCGTGCCGAGCGCGTGACCTGGCTGGTGGACGCGGCAGCGGCCGGCCAGCCCGCTGCTCAACTGGCATGA
- the zwf gene encoding glucose-6-phosphate dehydrogenase, protein MTSAPTTPATASVNPLRQGLRQERMPEPCTMVICGATGDLTRRKLAPALYNLALGGFLPPEFTVVGFARRPMSGEEFHAHLLEGIDLFSRNRPVKESVWAAFTAGIEYEQGNLDDPEAYAALARRLDRIDRDRGTAGNRLFYLAVQPSLTPDVISHLGAAGLAGSSVRTSGRQGWTRVVVEKPFGSDARSAATLNRQISEVFSEEQVFRIDHYLGKETVQNLAVFRFGNGLFEPIWNRRYIDSVQITVAETVGVEGRGEFYDQTGALRDIVQNHVLQLLAVFAMEPPVEFEPNDLRDEKLKVLRAVKPMSPEDVAHNTVRGQFISGWVQGEKVIAYRDEPEVAPDSETETYVAVKLGIDSWRWAGVPFYIRTGKALASRVTEIAVQFRRAPLALFGRAGAPEIDPNVLAIRIQPDEGILLRFGAKVPGPGLNIRGVNMDFRYGSSFAVDSPDAYETLLLDCMVGDSTLFTRDDEVERAWQILDPIVDAWQAGQGGPIHFYAAGSWGPPAADGLLARDGREWRRP, encoded by the coding sequence ATGACATCCGCGCCCACCACGCCCGCAACCGCATCGGTCAATCCGCTGCGCCAGGGTCTGCGCCAGGAGCGCATGCCCGAGCCGTGCACCATGGTCATCTGCGGGGCTACCGGCGACCTGACCCGGCGCAAGCTGGCCCCGGCTCTCTACAACCTGGCCCTGGGCGGCTTCTTGCCACCCGAGTTCACCGTTGTCGGCTTCGCCCGTCGCCCGATGAGCGGCGAGGAGTTTCACGCCCACCTCCTGGAGGGAATCGACCTGTTCAGCCGGAACCGCCCGGTCAAGGAATCGGTCTGGGCGGCCTTCACCGCCGGGATCGAGTACGAACAGGGCAATCTGGACGATCCCGAGGCCTACGCTGCCCTGGCCCGGCGCCTGGATCGGATCGATCGCGACCGCGGGACGGCGGGCAATCGCCTCTTCTACCTGGCCGTCCAGCCGTCGTTGACCCCGGACGTGATCAGCCACCTGGGCGCCGCCGGCCTGGCCGGGAGCAGCGTGCGGACCAGTGGGCGCCAGGGCTGGACCCGGGTCGTGGTCGAGAAGCCATTCGGATCGGACGCGCGGTCGGCCGCCACCCTGAACCGCCAGATCTCCGAGGTCTTCAGCGAGGAGCAGGTGTTCCGGATCGACCACTACCTCGGCAAGGAGACCGTTCAGAACCTGGCCGTCTTCCGCTTCGGGAACGGCCTGTTCGAGCCGATTTGGAATCGGCGCTACATCGACTCGGTCCAGATCACGGTGGCCGAGACGGTGGGGGTCGAGGGGCGGGGGGAGTTCTACGACCAGACCGGGGCGCTGCGCGACATCGTCCAGAACCACGTCCTCCAGCTGCTCGCCGTGTTCGCCATGGAGCCTCCGGTCGAGTTCGAGCCCAACGACCTGCGCGACGAGAAGCTCAAGGTGCTGCGCGCAGTCAAGCCGATGTCGCCCGAGGATGTAGCGCACAACACGGTCCGCGGCCAGTTCATCAGCGGCTGGGTCCAGGGCGAGAAGGTGATCGCCTACCGCGACGAGCCGGAGGTGGCTCCCGACTCCGAGACGGAGACCTATGTCGCGGTCAAGCTGGGGATCGACTCCTGGCGCTGGGCGGGCGTGCCGTTCTACATCCGGACCGGGAAGGCGCTCGCCTCGCGGGTGACCGAGATCGCGGTCCAGTTCCGGCGCGCCCCGCTGGCACTGTTCGGGCGGGCCGGAGCGCCGGAGATCGATCCCAACGTGCTTGCCATCAGGATCCAGCCGGATGAGGGCATCCTGCTCCGGTTCGGGGCCAAGGTGCCCGGGCCTGGGCTGAACATCCGCGGCGTGAACATGGACTTCCGCTATGGCAGCTCGTTCGCGGTTGACTCGCCCGACGCCTACGAGACGCTGCTACTCGACTGCATGGTTGGTGACTCGACGCTGTTCACGCGGGACGACGAGGTGGAGCGAGCCTGGCAGATCCTGGATCCAATCGTCGATGCCTGGCAGGCGGGCCAGGGAGGTCCCATCCACTTCTATGCCGCTGGCAGTTGGGGACCCCCGGCCGCGGACGGGCTGCTGGCCCGCGACGGGCGGGAGTGGCGACGACCGTGA
- a CDS encoding zinc-ribbon domain containing protein yields MTYSDQVLTCSDCGTEFVFSASEQSFFAEKGFTSPPKRCPSCRAQRRASGGYGGSSSYGSGGGYGGGGSYDRGPREMHDAVCARCGKDTQVPFKPTGTRPVYCSDCFRLVRG; encoded by the coding sequence GTGACCTATTCCGACCAGGTCCTGACGTGTTCAGACTGCGGGACCGAATTTGTCTTCTCCGCATCGGAGCAGAGCTTCTTCGCGGAGAAGGGCTTCACGTCGCCGCCCAAGCGGTGTCCGTCCTGCCGCGCGCAGCGTCGCGCGTCGGGCGGGTACGGGGGCAGCAGCAGCTACGGCTCCGGCGGAGGCTACGGCGGCGGTGGTTCCTACGACCGTGGCCCGCGGGAGATGCACGACGCGGTCTGCGCCCGGTGCGGCAAGGACACGCAAGTGCCCTTCAAGCCGACCGGCACGCGCCCTGTCTACTGCAGCGACTGCTTCCGCCTCGTTCGCGGATAG
- the glgP gene encoding alpha-glucan family phosphorylase, whose product MAAPVRVPTLDRSDLPHPPGLEGLRELAENLWWSWHPDALRLFARIDPQTWARTRNPIHLLRQTDAERWSALAADTRFVADTQAMVGRLHLELDDVTPGLGDDLGGPIAYLCAEFALHESLPVYSGGLGVLAGDLCKAASDARLPMVAVGPFYHRGYFRQHIDADGRQQPLEPDMDPADLPLRRAADADGKPLEVVVELPGRPVRLGVWVAQVGRVPLLLLDADMPGNQPDDRRITDQLYVAERRTRLTQELLLGIGAARALAELGIEPAVWHLNEGHSALVLIERARTARAMGPGQDGEAALRRAGRGVVMTLHTPVPAGNERYDPALAAELLGGPAAAINLAPERLLELGRGPNGQFPGDFDLTAFGLRQAAGINAVSQLHGRTATLTWQASLGREVRAVTNGVHVATWQAEPMRAALARRDLSAITDRDLWEAHAEQKRQMIDFLGGRLTRQAVRHGVAPEAVGDLAGALDPQALTVGFARRFATYKRADLILHDMHRLSNLLADPDRPVQIIFAGKAHPADEPGRAVLGRVVGASRRVGTAGRIFFIEDYDLRVARFLVAGVDVWLNNPRRPLEASGTSGMKAAINGVPSLSILDGWWDEAFDGANGWAIGNGTDASEMSHDAGDAEALYRVLEAEVVPTFYDRDPDGLPVRWIGFMRAALATGLTRFTAERVLAEYVERLYRPVIGIGDVAAGIG is encoded by the coding sequence ATGGCTGCCCCCGTTCGAGTCCCGACCCTTGACCGCTCGGACCTGCCTCACCCGCCCGGCCTGGAGGGCCTGCGCGAGCTGGCGGAGAACCTGTGGTGGAGCTGGCACCCCGATGCGCTGCGCCTCTTCGCGCGGATCGACCCGCAGACCTGGGCGCGTACACGGAACCCGATTCATCTCCTGCGCCAGACCGATGCCGAGCGGTGGTCGGCGCTTGCGGCCGACACGCGCTTCGTGGCCGATACGCAGGCGATGGTGGGGCGGCTCCACCTGGAACTGGATGACGTCACGCCTGGCCTGGGGGACGACCTGGGCGGCCCGATCGCGTACCTGTGCGCCGAATTCGCACTCCATGAGTCCCTGCCGGTGTACTCCGGCGGCCTGGGTGTGCTCGCCGGCGACCTATGCAAAGCCGCGTCCGACGCTCGCCTGCCGATGGTGGCCGTGGGGCCCTTCTACCACCGGGGCTACTTCCGTCAGCACATCGATGCCGACGGCCGGCAGCAGCCTCTGGAGCCGGATATGGATCCCGCGGACCTCCCATTGCGCCGAGCCGCGGACGCGGACGGCAAGCCGCTGGAGGTGGTGGTCGAGCTCCCCGGACGCCCCGTGCGGCTCGGAGTGTGGGTGGCCCAGGTCGGACGGGTGCCGCTCCTCCTCCTCGACGCGGACATGCCCGGCAACCAGCCCGATGACCGACGAATCACGGATCAGCTATACGTCGCCGAGCGCCGGACCCGGCTGACGCAAGAGCTGCTGCTCGGCATCGGGGCGGCTCGCGCGCTGGCCGAGCTGGGCATCGAACCTGCGGTCTGGCATCTCAACGAAGGGCATTCGGCGCTGGTCCTGATCGAGCGGGCGCGCACGGCCCGGGCAATGGGCCCGGGCCAGGACGGCGAAGCGGCGCTCCGTCGCGCCGGCCGCGGGGTGGTCATGACACTCCACACCCCGGTCCCGGCGGGGAACGAGCGCTACGACCCCGCGCTCGCCGCGGAACTCCTGGGTGGTCCTGCGGCGGCGATCAACCTGGCCCCCGAGCGCCTGCTGGAGCTGGGCCGTGGCCCGAATGGGCAGTTCCCCGGTGACTTCGATTTGACCGCCTTCGGGCTACGCCAGGCGGCTGGGATCAACGCCGTCAGCCAGCTTCACGGGCGAACCGCCACCCTCACCTGGCAGGCATCCCTCGGGCGCGAGGTGCGTGCGGTGACCAACGGCGTCCACGTCGCGACCTGGCAGGCGGAGCCGATGCGCGCCGCCCTGGCCCGCCGCGACCTATCCGCCATCACCGATCGCGACCTCTGGGAGGCGCATGCCGAGCAGAAGCGGCAGATGATCGATTTCCTCGGCGGCCGACTGACGCGGCAGGCCGTCCGTCACGGTGTGGCGCCCGAAGCGGTGGGCGACCTGGCCGGGGCCCTCGATCCCCAGGCGCTGACGGTTGGTTTCGCGCGCCGATTCGCGACCTACAAGCGCGCTGATCTCATCCTGCACGACATGCATCGGCTGTCCAACCTGCTGGCGGACCCGGACCGACCGGTGCAGATCATCTTCGCGGGCAAAGCACATCCGGCCGACGAGCCGGGTCGCGCGGTGCTCGGGCGGGTGGTCGGGGCCTCGCGCCGGGTGGGCACGGCCGGCCGGATCTTCTTCATCGAGGACTACGACCTGCGGGTGGCGCGCTTCCTGGTGGCCGGGGTCGACGTTTGGCTCAACAACCCGCGCCGCCCGCTCGAGGCCTCGGGCACGTCCGGGATGAAGGCCGCGATCAACGGCGTTCCGTCACTCAGCATTCTCGACGGCTGGTGGGACGAGGCCTTCGACGGCGCCAACGGTTGGGCCATCGGGAACGGAACCGACGCATCTGAGATGAGCCACGATGCGGGGGACGCGGAGGCGTTGTACCGAGTCCTGGAGGCCGAGGTGGTGCCGACGTTCTATGACCGCGATCCGGACGGCCTCCCCGTTCGATGGATCGGCTTCATGCGCGCCGCGCTGGCGACGGGCCTCACCCGCTTCACCGCGGAGCGGGTGCTGGCGGAGTACGTCGAACGGCTCTATCGCCCCGTGATTGGCATCGGTGACGTGGCTGCCGGCATCGGCTGA
- a CDS encoding isochorismatase family protein, which translates to MARYDSTTALLVVDVQNDFADPSGSLSVRGGADIVPRLNAEIRRALEARATVIYTQDWHPPSTPHFAKDGGIWPVHCVTDTWGAAFHPDLVVAGPSVRKGSNGEDGYSGFTMRDPVTGTDRPTELESMLREQGVARVVIGGLATDYCVRATALDAVDRGFAVAVLTDAVAAVDRQPGDGALALEDVAAAGARLATTS; encoded by the coding sequence ATGGCCCGATATGACTCCACCACCGCGCTGCTGGTGGTTGACGTCCAAAACGATTTTGCCGACCCATCCGGCAGCCTGAGCGTTCGGGGTGGGGCTGACATCGTTCCGCGGCTGAACGCCGAAATTCGACGGGCCCTGGAGGCCAGAGCGACCGTGATCTACACGCAGGACTGGCATCCGCCTTCCACGCCGCACTTCGCCAAGGACGGGGGGATCTGGCCGGTGCATTGCGTGACCGACACCTGGGGCGCCGCGTTCCATCCCGACCTGGTCGTGGCCGGGCCATCGGTCCGCAAGGGGAGCAACGGGGAGGACGGCTACTCGGGCTTCACGATGCGCGACCCGGTAACGGGCACGGATCGACCCACGGAGCTGGAATCCATGCTCCGTGAGCAAGGCGTCGCGCGGGTGGTCATCGGGGGCCTGGCCACTGACTACTGCGTTCGGGCCACGGCCTTGGACGCGGTGGATCGCGGATTCGCCGTCGCGGTCCTGACCGATGCTGTGGCCGCGGTCGACCGGCAACCCGGGGACGGGGCACTGGCCCTGGAGGATGTGGCCGCCGCGGGTGCCAGACTGGCCACCACCAGCTAG
- a CDS encoding transketolase — MTREHDLDLWRELGQQLRVDSIRASSAAGSGHPTSSMSAADLMAVLLAGHLRYDFNRPDDPRNDHLIFSKGHASPLLYAIYAAAGAIDDAELLTFRRLGSRIEGHPTPVLPWVDVATGSLGQGLPIGVGVALAGKQLDQLPYRVWVLCGDSEMAEGSMWEAMEHAAHAGLDNLTAILDVNRLGQTGETMHGWDLDAYVRRAQVAGWNAMAIDGHDVAEIDQAYTDAARTELRPTMIVARTEKGHGVAAVANQNGFHGKALADPEAAIAELGGLRHIRVSVSPPDQTIEIRPRPEPDVVRLPAYEVGTTEATRRAYGEALAAVGTARREVVALDGEVSNSTYAEIFRQAHPDRYFEMYIAEQQMVAAAVGMQVRGWRPFASTFAAFLTRAYDFIRMAAVSRANLSLVGSHAGVSIGEDGPSQMALEDLAMMRAVHGSTVLYPSDANQAAALVAQMVDLPGVVFLRTTREKTPVIYPPGEAFPIGGARVVRSSPDDQVTLIGAGITLHQALAAADELSREGIGARVIDLYSVKPIDAEVLREAAAVTGRLLTVEDHWPEGGLGDAVLEVFADVPERPRIVKLAVRAMPGSATPAEQLAAAGIDAAAIAAAARDLVTGTAAPVPADVAAR, encoded by the coding sequence GTGACCCGGGAGCACGATCTCGACCTCTGGCGCGAGCTTGGCCAACAGCTCCGGGTGGATTCGATCCGCGCCTCGAGTGCCGCCGGCTCGGGCCACCCCACCTCGTCGATGTCGGCGGCCGACCTGATGGCCGTCCTCCTGGCCGGTCATCTACGCTACGACTTCAACCGGCCGGACGACCCGCGCAACGATCACCTCATCTTCAGCAAGGGGCACGCCAGTCCGCTCCTGTACGCGATATACGCCGCGGCCGGCGCGATCGACGACGCCGAGCTGCTCACATTCCGCCGCCTCGGCAGCCGGATCGAGGGCCATCCCACCCCCGTCCTGCCGTGGGTCGACGTGGCCACCGGTTCGCTGGGCCAGGGACTGCCGATCGGCGTCGGCGTGGCGCTGGCCGGCAAGCAGCTCGACCAGCTGCCGTATCGGGTCTGGGTCCTGTGCGGCGACAGCGAGATGGCCGAGGGGTCGATGTGGGAGGCCATGGAGCACGCCGCCCACGCGGGACTCGACAACCTGACCGCCATCCTGGACGTGAATCGGCTGGGCCAGACCGGCGAGACGATGCATGGCTGGGACCTGGACGCGTACGTCCGCCGGGCGCAGGTCGCGGGCTGGAATGCGATGGCCATCGATGGGCATGACGTCGCCGAGATAGACCAGGCCTATACCGATGCCGCGCGGACCGAGCTCAGGCCGACGATGATCGTGGCCCGCACCGAGAAGGGTCACGGCGTGGCCGCGGTGGCCAACCAGAACGGGTTCCACGGCAAGGCGCTGGCCGATCCCGAGGCTGCCATCGCCGAGCTGGGCGGACTCCGCCACATTCGGGTCTCGGTGTCACCGCCGGATCAGACGATCGAGATCCGTCCGCGTCCGGAGCCAGACGTCGTCCGTCTGCCAGCCTACGAGGTCGGGACCACCGAAGCCACCCGCCGCGCCTATGGCGAGGCCCTGGCCGCGGTCGGAACCGCCCGTCGCGAGGTCGTCGCCCTCGACGGCGAGGTGAGCAATTCGACGTATGCCGAGATCTTCCGCCAGGCGCACCCGGACCGCTATTTCGAGATGTACATCGCCGAGCAGCAGATGGTGGCCGCGGCGGTCGGGATGCAGGTCCGCGGCTGGCGTCCTTTCGCGTCGACCTTCGCCGCCTTCCTGACCCGCGCCTACGACTTCATCCGGATGGCTGCCGTGAGCCGGGCCAACCTGTCCCTGGTCGGGTCCCACGCCGGGGTGTCCATCGGCGAGGACGGCCCGTCCCAGATGGCGCTCGAGGACCTGGCCATGATGCGCGCCGTCCACGGCAGCACGGTGCTGTACCCGTCGGACGCGAACCAGGCCGCGGCCCTGGTGGCCCAGATGGTCGACCTGCCGGGCGTCGTCTTCCTGCGCACGACCCGCGAGAAGACCCCGGTCATCTACCCGCCCGGCGAGGCGTTCCCCATCGGCGGGGCGCGCGTCGTACGCAGCTCACCCGACGACCAGGTGACCCTGATCGGGGCCGGGATCACGCTCCACCAGGCGCTGGCCGCCGCCGACGAGCTGTCCCGCGAGGGCATCGGCGCCCGGGTCATCGACCTATATAGCGTCAAGCCCATCGATGCGGAGGTCCTCCGCGAGGCTGCGGCCGTTACCGGCCGGCTGCTGACGGTCGAGGATCACTGGCCCGAGGGCGGGCTCGGGGACGCCGTGCTCGAGGTCTTCGCCGATGTCCCCGAGCGACCGCGGATCGTGAAGCTGGCGGTGCGGGCCATGCCCGGCTCGGCGACGCCGGCGGAGCAGCTCGCCGCGGCCGGCATCGATGCCGCGGCCATCGCCGCCGCGGCCCGGGACCTGGTGACGGGCACGGCCGCGCCGGTTCCGGCTGACGTGGCCGCGCGTTGA
- a CDS encoding thioredoxin family protein: protein MRVELLFWDADPYYMTARQRLVEVLIEDAFETPIQMIAVSSPEDAQFLQFPGSPTIRIDGTDVHPSGVREIGLRLRSYPADEGGAPEGAPSKRLIRRAVEAARGWSHGQAEEPAAASAGDPDPG from the coding sequence ATGCGCGTCGAGTTGCTGTTCTGGGACGCCGACCCGTACTACATGACCGCCCGCCAGCGGCTGGTCGAGGTCCTCATCGAGGATGCCTTCGAGACGCCGATCCAGATGATCGCGGTCAGCAGCCCGGAGGATGCGCAGTTCCTGCAGTTCCCCGGCTCGCCGACCATCCGCATCGACGGGACCGATGTCCACCCCTCGGGGGTGCGTGAAATCGGGCTCCGCCTGCGCTCGTACCCCGCCGACGAGGGTGGTGCGCCCGAGGGGGCACCGTCCAAGCGGCTCATCCGCCGGGCCGTGGAGGCTGCGCGGGGTTGGAGCCACGGGCAGGCTGAGGAGCCGGCGGCCGCTTCTGCGGGCGACCCCGACCCGGGTTAG
- a CDS encoding isoprenylcysteine carboxylmethyltransferase family protein — protein sequence MSPIPALGRRGEGWVLLQVALILLVAILGALALPAAIEEWPSSWPFVIQGALLVGIGGWVVMRAARRLGDSLTALPRPRDDASLVQDGIYARVRHPMYAGIVGLGLGWALVTLSLPALVVALVLAIVLDLKARREEGWLADRYPGYTEYRSRTHRFIRGVY from the coding sequence GTGAGTCCCATACCGGCGCTCGGTCGGCGCGGCGAGGGTTGGGTCCTGCTCCAGGTGGCGCTGATTCTCCTGGTCGCCATCCTGGGAGCGCTGGCCCTCCCGGCGGCGATCGAAGAGTGGCCTTCCAGCTGGCCGTTCGTGATCCAGGGTGCGCTGCTGGTCGGAATCGGAGGATGGGTAGTGATGCGGGCCGCGCGACGCCTCGGCGACAGCCTCACGGCCTTGCCTCGACCCCGCGACGACGCCAGCCTGGTCCAGGACGGAATCTACGCCCGGGTCCGCCACCCGATGTATGCCGGGATCGTGGGGCTGGGCCTGGGGTGGGCCTTGGTGACCCTCAGCCTCCCGGCCTTGGTCGTCGCCCTGGTCCTGGCTATCGTCCTTGACCTGAAAGCCCGTCGGGAGGAAGGATGGCTCGCGGATCGATACCCGGGATACACGGAATATCGGTCGCGGACCCACCGTTTCATTCGCGGCGTGTACTGA
- the tal gene encoding transaldolase translates to MNTLQRLYAEFGQSPWIDSIDRQLIDSGGLGALIGEGIRGLTSNPTIFAKAIAGGYYDGLIGRLHADGADGQAIYEAIAVGDIRDAADLLRPVYDGADAADGLASIEVEPGLANDSQASLDRARELWARVDRPNIFVKIPATPAGLPAIETAIAEGININVTLMFSVDVYRDVARAYLRGLRRRRAEGGDVSRIASVASFFVSRVDTKVDRVLDALDTDAARRARGTAAVANAQLAYQAFGEIFGGEEFAELRAAGARVQRCLWASTSTKDPTYRDVKYVEALIGPDTVDTMPRETIAAMLDHGELRRTLDADFAAAAKAVAEVEALGISMRQVTDELIDEGVRSFGASFDELMATIDAKRRALATA, encoded by the coding sequence ATGAACACGCTCCAGCGGCTGTACGCCGAGTTCGGGCAGAGCCCGTGGATCGACTCCATCGATCGCCAGCTCATCGATTCGGGAGGTCTGGGCGCGCTGATCGGGGAGGGCATTCGGGGTCTGACCAGCAACCCGACCATCTTCGCCAAGGCCATCGCGGGGGGCTACTACGACGGCCTCATCGGTCGCCTGCATGCGGATGGCGCGGATGGGCAGGCCATCTACGAGGCCATCGCGGTCGGGGACATCCGCGACGCCGCCGACCTGTTGCGCCCGGTGTACGACGGCGCCGACGCCGCCGACGGGCTGGCTTCGATCGAGGTCGAGCCGGGCCTCGCCAACGACAGTCAGGCCAGCCTGGACCGGGCCCGGGAGCTGTGGGCCCGGGTCGATCGTCCGAACATCTTCGTCAAGATCCCGGCCACCCCAGCCGGCCTGCCCGCCATCGAGACCGCGATCGCGGAGGGCATCAACATCAACGTGACCCTCATGTTCTCGGTCGACGTCTACCGCGACGTGGCGCGGGCCTACCTGCGCGGCCTGCGCCGCCGGCGAGCGGAGGGCGGCGACGTGTCGCGCATTGCGTCGGTGGCGAGCTTCTTCGTGAGCCGGGTCGACACCAAGGTCGACCGCGTGCTGGACGCGCTGGATACCGATGCCGCGCGCCGAGCGCGAGGGACCGCGGCCGTGGCCAATGCCCAGCTCGCGTACCAGGCCTTTGGGGAGATCTTCGGCGGGGAGGAGTTCGCGGAGCTTCGGGCCGCCGGTGCCCGTGTCCAGCGCTGCCTGTGGGCCAGCACCTCGACCAAGGACCCCACCTACCGTGACGTGAAGTACGTCGAGGCCCTGATCGGGCCCGATACGGTCGACACCATGCCGCGCGAGACGATCGCCGCGATGCTCGACCACGGGGAGCTGCGCCGGACGCTGGATGCTGACTTCGCCGCCGCCGCCAAGGCGGTGGCCGAGGTGGAGGCGCTTGGCATCTCGATGCGGCAGGTCACCGACGAGCTCATCGACGAGGGCGTGCGGTCCTTCGGGGCCTCGTTCGACGAGCTGATGGCGACCATCGACGCCAAGCGGAGGGCACTCGCCACCGCATGA
- a CDS encoding glucose-6-phosphate dehydrogenase assembly protein OpcA gives MSLAPAATPYWEMRGTTCREVEAELTRLWTQATTGSARAVGPGDGVVVTEKGLTNARTSVLNLIVTVPDEPAANRVLETLLSLGTRHPSRAIVLQADPAAEGDPLDARIVTHCSDGENGAGRVCFEQLALTVRGEAARHLDGIVAPLMIHDLPTHVWWPHEPPFGDPIFDQLVELGDRLVVNSSNFSDLLAGLRRLGVIRRRAGVGDIAWERLAPWQELTAQFFDAPRFRRYLLNLSRLRIQYAVPDPSSKSGTVPGHETVTGSASPEAQAVLYAGWIATRLAWRRAQSREPMTPGGVRLGLEGHYEMVDLAIDPVPTNAVPPGELLAVRLRAFGEAGSAEFIIDRPADEATIVTNADGMTALLRRIPLTPETEADVLRRQLVLDHRDPIYEDALRAAGILLAAARQVAA, from the coding sequence GTGAGCCTGGCGCCCGCCGCGACCCCGTACTGGGAGATGCGCGGCACGACGTGTCGCGAGGTCGAGGCTGAGCTGACGCGGCTGTGGACGCAGGCCACCACCGGCTCCGCCCGGGCAGTCGGCCCCGGCGACGGCGTGGTGGTCACCGAAAAGGGTCTCACCAACGCCCGCACGTCGGTCCTGAACCTGATCGTGACCGTACCCGACGAGCCCGCGGCCAACCGCGTGCTGGAAACCCTGCTCAGCCTGGGCACCCGCCACCCGTCCCGGGCCATCGTGCTCCAGGCCGACCCGGCTGCCGAAGGAGACCCTCTCGACGCCCGGATCGTGACGCATTGCAGCGACGGCGAGAACGGGGCAGGCAGGGTCTGCTTTGAGCAGCTGGCGCTAACCGTCCGCGGCGAGGCGGCGCGTCACCTGGACGGAATCGTCGCCCCGCTCATGATTCACGACCTGCCGACCCACGTCTGGTGGCCACACGAGCCTCCATTCGGCGACCCGATCTTTGACCAGCTGGTGGAGCTGGGGGACCGCCTGGTGGTGAACTCGTCGAACTTCAGCGACCTGCTGGCCGGCCTCCGGCGGCTGGGAGTGATCCGGCGCCGGGCGGGGGTCGGGGACATCGCATGGGAGCGCCTCGCGCCGTGGCAGGAACTGACCGCCCAGTTCTTCGACGCCCCGCGCTTTCGCCGCTACCTACTCAACCTGTCTCGACTGCGCATCCAATACGCCGTTCCCGACCCGTCTTCCAAGAGCGGGACGGTGCCCGGGCACGAAACGGTCACTGGCTCGGCCTCTCCGGAGGCCCAGGCGGTGCTATACGCGGGCTGGATCGCGACTCGGCTGGCCTGGCGTCGCGCGCAGTCCAGGGAACCGATGACGCCTGGCGGCGTCCGTCTCGGTCTGGAAGGGCACTACGAGATGGTCGACCTGGCCATTGACCCGGTCCCCACCAATGCCGTCCCACCCGGTGAGCTGCTTGCGGTTCGCCTTCGCGCATTCGGGGAGGCGGGTTCCGCCGAGTTCATCATCGACCGCCCGGCGGACGAGGCCACCATCGTCACCAACGCGGATGGCATGACCGCTCTTCTGCGGCGCATCCCGCTGACCCCCGAGACCGAGGCCGACGTGCTGCGCCGGCAGCTCGTGCTCGATCACCGCGATCCGATCTACGAGGATGCGCTGCGCGCGGCGGGGATCTTGCTGGCCGCGGCACGCCAAGTGGCGGCATGA